From Nymphaea colorata isolate Beijing-Zhang1983 chromosome 6, ASM883128v2, whole genome shotgun sequence, a single genomic window includes:
- the LOC116255531 gene encoding L-type lectin-domain containing receptor kinase S.4-like, with translation MDLLHQFLIIVLLLVHQAAASATDSGFTFNGFQGANLTLDGTASITPNGLLRFNVDAHNLSMGHAFYPSPFRLKNNSSFSSSFSPSRSAAVNGSTVVSFSILFAFTIKTQVPGTGGHGFAIAFSPSPGIPGGRGANYLGLFNQTNMANSSNHILAVEFDTVQDVPFGDINENHVGVDMNTLTSTVSAPAAYFISGNATPQSVNLQSGSIILAWIDYQSDVQQLNVTIAPFNNPATKPEDPLLSTKLNLSSVLEDFMYIGFSSGAGKLSSEHYIHGWSFGINGVQAQPLDLLNLPSIPTPNSRIRLSIILAYSFGVAAVLISLLFSTCYIIYKRRNKLADIMEGWELEYPHRFSYTELYAATRGFREKELLGSGGFGSVYKGVLPGTREQVAVKRVSHNAKQGLREFVAEVASLGRLRHRNLVQLQGWCRRRDELLLVYEFMPNGSLDSFLFDDSNAKNLGWEERFNILKGIASGLLYLHEGWEQVVVHRDVKASNVLLDGEMNGRLGDFGLARLYEHGKNPQTTRVVGTLGYMAPELSRTGKAAASADVFSFGALLLEVACGRRPIEMWGSEEDEEMVLIERVLRNWQSGDILSSMDSRLEGRFVREEAEVVLKLGVMCSQAVPHMRPTMRQVVQYLNGDAVIPRDLGLNSVVVHDDLGFEQLVLPYPVSEVPSFNSTFSQRWSPII, from the coding sequence ATGGATTTGCTCCACCAATTTCTGATAAtcgttcttcttcttgttcatcaagCTGCTGCCTCAGCCACAGACAGCGGCTTCACCTTCAATGGCTTCCAAGGAGCAAATCTGACGTTGGATGGAACCGCATCCATCACCCCCAATGGCTTACTGCGTTTTAATGTCGATGCGCACAATCTGTCGATGGGTCATGCCTTCTACCCTTCTCCCTTTCGTCTCAAAAAcaactcttctttttcttcttctttttctccttcaagATCTGCTGCTGTCAACGGCAGTACAGTTGTTTCATTCAGCATCCTTTTCGCCTTCACCATAAAGACTCAGGTCCCCGGCACAGGCGGCCATGGTTTCGCCATCGCCTTCTCTCCTTCGCCGGGCATCCCTGGAGGGAGAGGCGCCAACTACCTTGGCCTCTTCAACCAGACCAACATGGCCAATTCCTCCAATCACATCTTGGCCGTCGAGTTTGACACTGTCCAGGACGTACCCTTCGGTGACATAAACGAAAACCATGTCGGCGTCGACATGAACACCTTGACCTCCACCGTCTCCGCACCTGCTGCTTACTTCATCTCAGGGAATGCAACCCCTCAGTCAGTCAACCTCCAGAGCGGATCAATCATTCTCGCATGGATTGATTACCAAAGCGATGTTCAACAACTCAACGTTACCATCGCACCCTTCAACAATCCTGCTACCAAACCGGAGGATCCCCTTCTCTCTACCAAGCTCAATCTCTCCTCCGTGCTCGAAGATTTCATGTACATTGGTTTCTCTTCCGGTGCCGGAAAGCTCTCTAGCGAGCACTACATACACGGCTGGAGCTTCGGCATCAATGGGGTTCAAGCCCAACCCCTTGATCTCTTGAACCTCCCTTCCATTCCCACACCCAACTCCAGAATCAGGCTCTCCATAATCTTGGCCTACTCCTTCGGCGTCGCGGCAGTGCTAATATCCTTGCTCTTCAGTACCTGCTACATCATTTACAAGAGGAGGAACAAGCTTGCAGATATAATGGAGGGTTGGGAACTGGAGTACCCACATAGATTCTCTTACACAGAACTCTACGCAGCAACTCGAGGATTTAGAGAGAAGGAGCTTCTCGGGTCCGGTGGTTTTGGCAGCGTCTACAAAGGGGTGCTGCCAGGAACGCGCGAACAAGTAGCCGTGAAGAGAGTCTCGCACAATGCGAAACAGGGGCTGAGGGAGTTCGTGGCAGAGGTCGCGAGCTTGGGGAGATTGAGACACAGGAACCTGGTTCAATTGCAAGGTTGGTGCAGGAGAAGGGACGAGCTGCTGCTTGTCTATGAATTCATGCCCAATGGGAGTCTTGATAGTTTCCTCTTCGACGATAGCAATGCCAAAAACTTGGGTTGGGAAGAAAGGTTCAACATCCTCAAGGGGATCGCCAGCGGGCTGCTGTATCTTCACGAGGGTTGGGAGCAGGTGGTGGTTCACAGGGATGTGAAGGCCAGCAATGTGCTCCTGGACGGTGAGATGAACGGGAGGTTGGGCGACTTTGGACTGGCTCGGCTGTATGAACACGGCAAGAATCCGCAGACGACGCGCGTCGTCGGCACGCTCGGCTATATGGCGCCGGAGCTGTCCCGGACGGGGAAGGCCGCGGCGAGCGCCGATGTGTTCTCTTTCGGCGCTCTGCTGCTTGAGGTGGCCTGCGGGAGGAGGCCCATCGAGATGTGGGGATCCGAGGAAGACGAAGAGATGGTGTTGATCGAGAGGGTGCTGAGGAATTGGCAGAGTGGGGACATCCTGAGCTCCATGGACTCGAGGCTTGAGGGAAGGTTCGTGAGGGAGGAGGCGGAGGTGGTGCTGAAGCTTGGCGTGATGTGCTCGCAGGCGGTGCCTCATATGCGACCCACCATGCGTCAGGTGGTTCAGTACCTCAACGGGGACGCTGTCATCCCGCGAGACTTGGGCCTCAACTCTGTGGTGGTGCACGATGACCTGGGATTCGAACAGCTTGTGCTGCCTTACCCTGTTTCAGAGGTGCCATCGTTCAACTCCACTTTTTCTCAGCGTTGGAGTCCCATCATATGA